Genomic segment of Deltaproteobacteria bacterium:
CGACCTGAATTCAGGGAAGAAACGATGATGCTCGGGTCAATTCGTCAGAGCTTTGACCCTGGCCCGGGCCTGCCCGACGATTTCGGCCTCGCCGTCCACTTTCCGGCCACGCATGAGGATTCGCCCGTCGCAAATGGTCGTGTCCACGCAATCGCCGTGGGCGCTGTAAACTAGATTGGAAATCAGGTTGTGGTTGGGCACCAGGGCCGGATGATCGAGATCCACCAGAATGCAATCGGCCAGCTCGCCGACGGCGATTTCGCCTCCGTCCAAGCCAAAGGCCCGATATCCGCTCCTGGTGGCCGCCCGGAAAGACTCCTCTGCGGTCACGGCCGTGGGATTCATGAGCTGATACTTGGCCCACAGGGCCGAAAACTTCATCTCCTCGAACATGTCCAGATTGTTGTTGGAGGAACACCCGTCGGTGCCCAGGGCCACGTTCACGTTTTGATGCAAGAAATCGCGAAATGGAAAGGCCCCGGAGCAGAGTTTCATGTTCGAAACGGGGCAATGGGCCAGGGAGGCCCCGGAGGCGGCCAGGAGATCCCGCTCCCGTCCGTCCAGCCAGATGGCATGGACCAGAATCGTCTGCGGCCCAAGCAGGCCGAGGTTGTACAGATACTCTACCGGCCGGCAACCGTGAGCGGCCAGACAATCGTCGACTTCCCCCTTCGTCTCGGACACATGTATCTGAACGAAAAGGCCATATGTGGCCGAATAATCCCTGGCCCATTCCAGGCCCTGGCGGGAGACCGTGTAAATGGAATGGGGGCCGAGACAGAAACCGAGGCGGTCCGGCCAATCTCGACTAGCTTCCATGGACAAGGATATCCTGGACTGCAATTCGCCCAGCCGACTCGAATCATTCATATCGATAAAGTCTCCGCTGAGACGGGCCCGCAGGCCCATTTCGCTCACGGCCCGGACAATGCCCGGCAGATGCCAGTACATGTCGGCAAAAAAGGTCGTGCCCGATTTGATCATCTCCAGACAGGCCAGACGGGTTCCCGTATAGACATCCTCTTCGGTCATTCGGACTTCAAAGGGCCAGATATGCTCCGCCAGCCAGGAGTGGAGCTCCATGTCGTCGGCATAGCCGCGGAGCAGAGTCATGGCCGCATGGGTGTGGGCATTGGCCAAACCGGGGAGGATGGCCAGATTCGAGGCGTCGATGACTTCATCAGCCGCCTGGCCCAGATTCGGACCAATGACTGAAAACCGATTGCCATCGATAAACACGTCCTGCCGCATGCCGTCCAGCAAACCGTTTTTGATCAGCAGACTCATTCAACCCACCTCGCTGAATTACGTTCTCTTCCATGACGGTCTCCAGACAGAAGCAATGACGGCGGGCATTGACAGTCCGGGATGATCATGGACAAAAGGACCCGGTCAACGGGTATCGTGACCGGCGGCACGCCGACGTTTCATTTTTCATAAACCGACATTCCCACGGGGTCCAACACATAATGACCAGCAAAATTTTCGACGTCGTCATCGTCGGCGGAGGCCCGGCCAGGCTCTTTGCCGCCCACTACCTAGCCCGGCATTCCAACCTCGACGTCCTGCTCATCGAAAAGGGCAAGGCTCCCCTTGTCCGCCGCTGCCCCATGAAAGGCACGGACGAATGCCTCCATTGCCGCCCCTGCAACATCCTCTCCGGCTTGGGCGGAGCCGGACTCTTTTCCGACGGCAAATTGAATTTCATCCATCGTCTGGGCAAGACCGACCTGACGCAGTTCATGTCGGCCACCCGGGCCGAGGATCTCATCCGCGAGACCGAAGCCATCTTCAACGAGTTCGGCATGGACGGCGACGTCTACCCGACCGACATGGACACGGCCCGAGCCATCCGCAAGAACGCCAAGAAGTACGGGGTCAACCTGCTGGTCATCAAGCAGAAGCATCTGGGCAGCGACCGTCTGCCCCACCACATCAACGCCATGGTCGAATCTTTGACTGGACGGGTCGAGATGCGAACCGGAGAGGAGGTCAAGACCGTCGAGGTGACCGACGGTCGGGTCCGATCCGTGACAACGGATCAGGCTACCTACCGAGCCAGAAACGTCATCCTGGCTCCGGGCCGGGTCGGAGCCGAATGGATGTCCCGCCTGGCCCAGGAGCACGGTCTTGGCCTGTACCAGCGAGGCATCGAGGTGGGTGTCCGGGTCGAGGTCCACAACGAGATCATGCAGGACCTCTGCTCCATCGTCTACGACCCGACCTTCTTCATCCAAACCAACAAATACGACGATCAAACCCGGACCTTTTGCACCAATTTCGGCGGCTACGTGGCCCTGGAAAACTACCAAAGCTTCGTATGCGTCAACGGCCATGCCTACATGGACCACAAATCCGAGAACACGAACTTCGCCTTCCTGTCCAAGGTGGTCCTGAACGATCCGGTCACGGACAACCAGTCCTACGGCGAATCCATCGGCCGCCTGTCCACTCTCATCGG
This window contains:
- a CDS encoding amidohydrolase is translated as MSLLIKNGLLDGMRQDVFIDGNRFSVIGPNLGQAADEVIDASNLAILPGLANAHTHAAMTLLRGYADDMELHSWLAEHIWPFEVRMTEEDVYTGTRLACLEMIKSGTTFFADMYWHLPGIVRAVSEMGLRARLSGDFIDMNDSSRLGELQSRISLSMEASRDWPDRLGFCLGPHSIYTVSRQGLEWARDYSATYGLFVQIHVSETKGEVDDCLAAHGCRPVEYLYNLGLLGPQTILVHAIWLDGRERDLLAASGASLAHCPVSNMKLCSGAFPFRDFLHQNVNVALGTDGCSSNNNLDMFEEMKFSALWAKYQLMNPTAVTAEESFRAATRSGYRAFGLDGGEIAVGELADCILVDLDHPALVPNHNLISNLVYSAHGDCVDTTICDGRILMRGRKVDGEAEIVGQARARVKALTN
- a CDS encoding FAD-dependent oxidoreductase → MTSKIFDVVIVGGGPARLFAAHYLARHSNLDVLLIEKGKAPLVRRCPMKGTDECLHCRPCNILSGLGGAGLFSDGKLNFIHRLGKTDLTQFMSATRAEDLIRETEAIFNEFGMDGDVYPTDMDTARAIRKNAKKYGVNLLVIKQKHLGSDRLPHHINAMVESLTGRVEMRTGEEVKTVEVTDGRVRSVTTDQATYRARNVILAPGRVGAEWMSRLAQEHGLGLYQRGIEVGVRVEVHNEIMQDLCSIVYDPTFFIQTNKYDDQTRTFCTNFGGYVALENYQSFVCVNGHAYMDHKSENTNFAFLSKVVLNDPVTDNQSYGESIGRLSTLIGGGKPILQRFGDLKRGRRSTWSRIRNSYIEPTLKSVVCGDIAMALPERILTNIVDGLEKLNNVVPGVANDETLLYAPEIKFFATQVETDNDLQTSVQGLYVAGDGPGVAGNIVSASATGLVPAKAIVAKTQAL